The Brassica oleracea var. oleracea cultivar TO1000 chromosome C6, BOL, whole genome shotgun sequence genome includes a region encoding these proteins:
- the LOC106298275 gene encoding vesicle transport v-SNARE 11 isoform X1: MSEVFNGYERQYCDLSANLSKKCSSALSLDGEQKKQKLSEIKSGLEIAEALIRKMDLEARSLPPGVKSSLLVKLREFKSDLNNFKTQVKRITSANLNAAARDELLEAGMADTKTASADQRARLMMSTERLGRTTDRLKDSRRTMMETEEIGVSILQDLHGQRQSLLRAGDTLSGVDENVGKSKKILTGMTRRMNRNKWTIGAIIAALVVAIIIILYFKLTK; encoded by the exons ATGAGTGAGGTGTTTAACGGATACGAGCGCCAATATTGCGACCTCTCTGCCAATCTTTCCAAGAAATGTTCCTCTGCGCTTTCCCTTGACGGAG AACAAAAGAAGCAGAAGCTTTCCGAAATCAAATCTGGCCTTGAAATTGCAGAGGCATTG ATTAGGAAAATGGATCTCGAGGCGAGGAGCCTCCCACCCGGTGTTAAGTCCAGCCTCCTTGTCAAATTAAGAGAGTTCAAGTCTGATCTTAACAACTTCAAAACACAAGTGAAGAGAATCACATCTGCAAACTTGAACGCTGCTGCTCGGGACGAGTTGCTTGAAGCTGGCATGGCTGACACAAAAACG GCTTCAGCTGATCAAAGAGCAAGGCTGATGATGTCAACAGAACGTTTGGGTCGAACCACAGACAGGCTCAAGGACAGTCGTAGAACAATGATGGAGACTGAAGAGATTGGCGTTTCAATCCTCCAAGACTTGCACGGTCAGAGGCAATCTCTCCTACGTGCTGGAGACACG CTTAGTGGAGTAGACGAGAATGTTGGAAAGAGCAAGAAGATCTTGACAGGCATGACGAGGAGGATGAACAGGAACAAATGGACCATTGGAGCCATTATCGCCGCTTTGGTCGTCGCCATTATCATCATCTTGTACTTCAAACTCACCAAGTAA
- the LOC106298275 gene encoding vesicle transport v-SNARE 11 isoform X2, whose product MDLEARSLPPGVKSSLLVKLREFKSDLNNFKTQVKRITSANLNAAARDELLEAGMADTKTASADQRARLMMSTERLGRTTDRLKDSRRTMMETEEIGVSILQDLHGQRQSLLRAGDTLSGVDENVGKSKKILTGMTRRMNRNKWTIGAIIAALVVAIIIILYFKLTK is encoded by the exons ATGGATCTCGAGGCGAGGAGCCTCCCACCCGGTGTTAAGTCCAGCCTCCTTGTCAAATTAAGAGAGTTCAAGTCTGATCTTAACAACTTCAAAACACAAGTGAAGAGAATCACATCTGCAAACTTGAACGCTGCTGCTCGGGACGAGTTGCTTGAAGCTGGCATGGCTGACACAAAAACG GCTTCAGCTGATCAAAGAGCAAGGCTGATGATGTCAACAGAACGTTTGGGTCGAACCACAGACAGGCTCAAGGACAGTCGTAGAACAATGATGGAGACTGAAGAGATTGGCGTTTCAATCCTCCAAGACTTGCACGGTCAGAGGCAATCTCTCCTACGTGCTGGAGACACG CTTAGTGGAGTAGACGAGAATGTTGGAAAGAGCAAGAAGATCTTGACAGGCATGACGAGGAGGATGAACAGGAACAAATGGACCATTGGAGCCATTATCGCCGCTTTGGTCGTCGCCATTATCATCATCTTGTACTTCAAACTCACCAAGTAA
- the LOC106300038 gene encoding ARF guanine-nucleotide exchange factor GNL1, with the protein MGHQNHHPSGSNSFHGGEFKSCHSKPSKVAVASMINSEIGAVLAVMRRNVRWGVRYIGDDDQLEHSLIHSLKELRKQIFLWHANWQNVDPKLYIQPFLDVILSDETGAPITGVALSSVYKILTLDVFTLDTVNVGEAMHIIVDALKSCRFEVTDPASEEVVLMKILQVLLACIKSKAANGLSNQDIFTIINICLRVVHQSTSKSELLQRLARHTMHELVRCIFSQLPYISPLANETELNVGDKVGTVDWDQKSRESKVVNGNIDSVSVTLGTDKDPRSSEMVAPETELNNDEKGTEVSDDLNVAANGESAMLAPFGIPCMVEIFHFLCTLLNVGESGEVNSRSNPIAFDEDVPLFALGLVNSAIELGGSSFREHPKLLSLIQDELFCNLMQFGMSMSPLVLSTVCSIVLNLYLSFRTELKVQLEAFFSCVLLRIAQSKHGSSYQQQEVAMEALVDFCRQHNFMAEVFANFDCDITCSNVFEDVSNLLSKSAFPVNGPLSAMHILALDGLISMVQGMAERVGEELPASDVPTHEEGYEAFWTVRCENYGDPNLWVPFVRKSKHIKKRLMVGADHFNNDPKKGLQQLQALHLLPEELDPKSVACFFRYTCGLDKNLIGDFLGNHDQFCVQVLHEFAKTFDFQNMNLDNALRLFVGTFRLPGESQKIQRVLEAFSERYYEQSPQILIDKDAALLLSYSIILLNTDHHNTQVKKKMTEEDFIRNNRCINGGADLPREYLSELYHSICDSEIQMIPDQGTGFQMMTSSRWISVIYKSKETSPYIICDSTSHLGRDMFHIVYGPTIAATSVVFEQAEQEDVLQRCVDGFFAIAKLSAYYHLNRVLDDLVVSLCIFTPFFASLSVDEAVLALGEDARARMATEALFLIANKYGDYISSGWKSIVECVLSLHKLQILPAHIASDAADDPEPSTSNIEQERPLANPVSVVSQAQPSAAPRKSSSFIGRFSQLLSFDMEEIEPLPTEEELAAYKLARGIVKDCHIDSIFSDSKFLQAESLQQLVSSLIKAAAKDEASAVFCLELLIAVTLNNRDRILLIWQTVYEHISGIVQSTTTPCPLVEKAVFGVLKICQRLLPYKENLTDELLKSLQLVLKLDARVADAYCEPITQEVARLVKANASHVRSHVGWRTIISLLSITARHPEASDAGFEALRFIMSEGAHLLPSNYILCLDAARQFAESRVGEIDRSISAIDLMSNSVFCLARWSQEAKKSVGEDEAMMKLSQDIGEMWLRLVNNLKRVCLDQRDQVRNHAILMLQRSVAGADGIMLPQPLWFQCFDSAIFPLLDELLAVSVENSRKTFKKTVEETLVLATKLMSKAFLQSLQDISQQPSFCRLWLGVLDRMGTYMSTKFRGKRSEKVHELIPELLKNTLLVMKTTGVLLPGDDIGSDSFWQLTWLHVKKISPSLQSEVFPQEELDQFQRRNAKPEDTPPEMGVE; encoded by the exons ATGGGGCATCAGAATCATCATCCTTCGGGAAGCAACTCGTTCCATGGAGGAGAGTTCAAGAGTTGTCACTCCAAACCGTCCAAGGTTGCTGTGGCGTCCATGATCAATTCCGAGATTGGCGCAGTTTTGGCTGTGATGAGGAGGAATGTGCGGTGGGGTGTTCGCTACATTGGAGATGATGATCAGTTGGAGCATTCTCTTATCCATTCTTTGAAAGAACTGCGTAAACAGATATTTTTGTGGCATGCCAATTGGCAAAACGTTGACCCAAAGCTCTACATACAGCCGTTTCTGGACGTCATACTATCTGATGAAACTGGGGCTCCCATCACTGGCGTTGCTTTGTCCTCTGTCTACAAGATCTTAACCCTTGACGTCTTTACACTTGATACCGTGAATGTGGGAGAGGCGATGCATATCATAGTTGATGCTCTGAAAAGCTGTCGTTTCGAGGTAACTGATCCTGCCTCCGAGGAAGTGGTTCTGATGAAGATACTTCAAGTTCTTCTTGCTTGTATCAAGAGTAAGGCAGCTAATGGGTTGAGTAATCAAGATATTTTCACCATCATCAACATTTGCTTGCGTGTTGTTCATCAATCAACCTCCAAAAGTGAATTGTTGCAGCGTCTAGCGCGACACACTATGCATGAGTTGGTCAGGTGTATCTTCTCTCAGCTTCCTTATATCAGCCCGCTAGCTAATGAAACCGAATTAAATGTCGGTGACAAG GTGGGAACAGTGGACTGGGATCAGAAATCTAGAGAAAGCAAAGTTGTAAATGGAAATATTGATAGCGTATCTGTTACTCTCGGCACTGACAAAGATCCTCGAAGTTCTGAGATGGTTGCTCCAGAAACAGAGCTTAATAATGATGAAAAGGGAACTGAGGTCAGTGATGACTTGAATGTTGCTGCGAATGGTGAAAGTGCAATGTTGGCACCTTTTGGTATTCCATGCATGGTAGAGATTTTTCATTTCTTGTGTACTCTGTTGAATGTTGGAGAAAGCGGTGAAGTCAATTCTAGGTCCAACCCTATCGCATTTGATGAAGACGTTCCTCTTTTCGCTCTGGGTTTAGTTAATTCCGCTATAGAACTTGGAGGCTCTTCTTTCCGTGAGCACCCAAAGTTGCTGAGTTTAATTCAGGATGAGTTATTCTGTAACTTGATGCAGTTTGGTATGTCAATGAGCCCTCTGGTTCTTTCTACAGTTTGCAGCATCGTCCTTAATCTCTACCTGAGTTTCCGTACTGAGCTTAAGGTGCAGCTTGAAGCTTTCTTCTCATGTGTACTTCTGAGAATTGCACAGAGCAAACATGGCTCTTCTTACCAGCAACAGGAGGTTGCTATGGAAGCTCTAGTTGATTTTTGCAGACAACATAATTTCATGGCTGAAGTGTTTGCGAATTTTGATTGTGATATAACCTGCAGTAATGTGTTCGAAGATGTTTCAAACTTGCTATCAAAGAGTGCATTCCCAGTGAATGGGCCTTTATCAGCTATGCATATACTTGCGTTGGATGGGTTAATTTCCATGGTTCAGGGAATGGCTGAAAGGGTTGGTGAGGAATTGCCGGCGTCAGATGTTCCTACACACGAAGAAGGATATGAAGCATTTTGGACAGTGAGATGTGAGAACTACGGAGATCCTAACTTATGGGTTCCCTTTGTCCGTAAGTCAAAGCACATCAAGAAAAGGCTGATGGTTGGGGCTGATCATTTTAACAATGATCCTAAAAAGGGTCTGCAACAACTCCAAGCGTTGCACTTGCTGCCGGAGGAACTTGATCCAAAGAGTGTTGCGTGCTTCTTCAGGTATACATGTGGGTTAGATAAGAATCTTATAGGAGATTTCCTGGGAAATCATGACCAGTTCTGTGTTCAGGTGCTTCATGAGTTTGCCAAGACGTTTGACTTCCAGAACATGAATCTTGATAATGCTCTGCGTCTCTTTGTGGGTACATTTAGATTGCCTGGCGAGTCGCAGAAGATACAGAGGGTGCTTGAGGCGTTTTCTGAGAGATACTATGAGCAGTCGCCACAGATACTGATTGATAAAGATGCTGCCCTCTTGTTATCTTACTCGATAATCTTGCTGAACACAGATCACCACAACACGCAAGTTAAGAAAAAGATGACTGAAGAAGATTTCATCCGTAACAACAGGTGCATAAACGGAGGCGCAGATCTTCCTAGGGAGTACTTATCTGAGCTGTATCATTCAATCTGCGACAGTGAGATTCAGATGATCCCAGATCAGGGAACCGGTTTCCAAATGATGACATCGAGTCGGTGGATTAGTGTGATTTACAAGTCCAAAGAAACCAGCCCCTATATCATATGTGACAGCACATCGCATCTGGGCCGTGACATGTTTCATATCGTGTATGGTCCAACTATTGCAGCTACATCAGTGGTTTTTGAGCAAGCAGAGCAAGAAGATGTTTTACAGAGATGTGTTGATGGGTTTTTCGCCATTGCAAAACTTTCAGCGTACTATCATTTGAATAGGGTATTGGATGATCTGGTTGTGTCTCTCTGCATATTCACGCCATTCTTCGCTTCATTATCTGTTGATGAAGCTGTTCTTGCTCTAGGAGAAGATGCCAGAGCTAGAATGGCTACCGAAGCTCTTTTCTTGATTGCAAACAAATACGGTGACTATATCAGCTCGGGCTGGAAAAGCATCGTGGAATGTGTCTTGAGCCTCCACAAACTCCAGATCTTACCAGCTCATATAGCTAGTGATGCAGCGGATGACCCGGAGCCATCAACTAGTAACATAGAGCAAGAAAGACCTTTAGCAAATCCCGTGTCAGTAGTATCACAGGCACAACCCTCAGCGGCGCCTAGAAAATCCTCTAGCTTTATTGGTCGGTTTAGCCAGCTTTTGTCTTTTGACATGGAAGAGATAGAGCCATTGCCAACTGAGGAAGAACTGGCAGCTTATAAACTCGCTCGTGGGATAGTGAAAGATTGTCACATTGATAGCATATTCTCTGACAGCAAGTTTCTCCAAGCTGAGTCTCTGCAGCAGCTTGTTAGCTCTCTCATAAAAGCAGCCGCGAAAGATGAAGCTAGTGCGGTCTTTTGCCTTGAGCTTCTGATTGCAGTAACTCTGAACAACCGAGACAGAATCCTACTGATCTGGCAAACTGTTTACGAGCACATCTCGGGTATTGTTCAGTCAACGACAACACCTTGCCCGCTTGTTGAAAAGGCTGTTTTCGGTGTCTTGAAGATTTGTCAGAGATTATTGCCTTACAAGGAGAACCTAACAGACGAACTTCTGAAGTCACTCCAACTTGTTCTCAAGCTTGATGCAAGAGTGGCTGATGCGTACTGCGAACCCATTACTCAAGAAGTTGCCCGTCTTGTAAAAGCGAATGCATCTCATGTCAGATCTCATGTTGGTTGGCGAACAATCATATCTCTGTTATCAATCACAGCTCGGCATCCAGAAGCTTCTGATGCTGGATTTGAAGCTCTCCGGTTTATAATGTCAGAAGGAGCTCACTTGCTACCATCAAACTACATTCTCTGTTTAGATGCAGCTAGACAGTTTGCTGAATCCCGAGTCGGCGAAATCGATAGGTCTATATCAGCCATCGACTTAATGTCAAACTCTGTGTTCTGTCTTGCAAGGTGGTCTCAAGAGGCGAAAAAGTCGGTGGGAGAAGATGAAGCTATGATGAAACTAAGCCAAGATATTGGAGAAATGTGGCTCAGGCTTGTGAACAACCTCAAAAGAGTTTGTCTTGATCAGCGCGACCAAGTGAGAAACCACGCCATCTTAATGCTGCAGAGATCTGTAGCCGGTGCAGACGGGATAATGTTACCGCAACCTCTATGGTTCCAGTGCTTCGACTCCGCAATCTTCCCATTGCTAGACGAATTGCTCGCGGTTTCAGTCGAAAATTCAAGAAAGACATTCAAGAAAACGGTTGAAGAAACGCTTGTGCTCGCCACAAAGCTCATGTCAAAGGCTTTTCTTCAGTCTCTCCAAGACATCTCGCAGCAACCATCGTTCTGCAGACTCTGGCTTGGTGTATTGGACCGTATGGGGACTTACATGTCGACCAAGTTCAGAGGAAAACGCAGCGAGAAAGTCCATGAACTCATACCGGAACTGCTGAAGAACACGTTGCTGGTGATGAAGACAACGGGTGTTCTATTACCAGGTGATGATATCGGTAGTGATAGTTTCTGGCAACTTACTTGGCTTCATGTTAAGAAGATATCTCCGTCTCTGCAATCTGAAGTGTTCCCTCAAGAAGAGCTCGATCAGTTTCAGAGACGAAACGCAAAGCCTGAAGATACTCCACCTGAGATGGGGGTGGAATAG
- the LOC106297592 gene encoding uncharacterized protein LOC106297592, with amino-acid sequence MAEKTLIELVIRQKVHSGNEIRIWEDLWIPTMPARPARLIAPVVHPMLPVSDLMIGNPKRWNTQMLENYVYQDDIPLIQSLAISQDYHRDGYCWSYTKNGMYTVKSDDETINHAIFECPPALQTWAHAKTPTPPTLFPSGSHFTNIDCLLWRKNDIEDSELDKDPYPWIIWYFWKARNNKLFRGIDRDPLETVRHAKSECHAWFEANHRPEGMVEAQNPERALISERCMIDGSWTHNALFSGYRWTWINPRGATQLLGARNQH; translated from the exons ATGGCTGAAAAGACATTGATAGAGTTGGTGATTAGACAAAAGGTACATTCTGGTAATGAAATTAGGATCTGGGAAGATCTTTGGATCCCAACGATGCCGGCAAGACCAGCTAGGCTAATTGCACCGGTGGTTCACCCAATGTTGCCAGTAAGTGACCTGATGATTGGGAACCCGAAGAGATGGAATACTCAGATGCTGGAAAACTATGTTTATCAGGATGACATCCCATTGATCCAATCTCTGGCCATAAGCCAGGATTATCATAGAGATGGATATTGCTGGAGCTATACGAAGAATGGAATGTACACTGTCAAATCAG ATGATGAAACTATAAATCATGCCATCTTCGAATGCCCTCCAGCCCTACAGACTTGGGCACACGCGAAAACACCAACACCGCCAACACTATTCCCAAGTGGAAGCCACTTCACAAATATAGATTGCCTCTTATGGCGAAAGAATGATATTGAAGATTCAGAATTGGACAAGGACCCATATCCTTGGATCATATGGTACTTCTGGAAAGCGAGGAACAATAAACTATTTAGAGGGATAGACAGAGACCCTTTGGAAACTGTTAGACACGCGAAATCAGAATGTCATGCCTGGTTTGAAGCAAATCATAGACCAGAAGGAATGGTGGAAGCACAAAACCCAGAACGGGCTCTAATCTCAGAGAGATGCATGATAGATGGATCTTGGACACATAACGCACTCTTTAGTGGCTATCGGTGGACATGGATAAACCCAAGAGGAGCGACGCAACTTTTGGGAGCAAGGAATCAACACTGA